A DNA window from uncultured Methanoregula sp. contains the following coding sequences:
- a CDS encoding 4Fe-4S binding protein, giving the protein MKETKQDKTVSSRQNIRKWLLAISFILIPITIFYISPIVILMGAAAGVATGSLLLYIVLFILSLFVARLWCGWLCPMGAWQEICSPIIKKNVKAGWRNYIKYIVTVLWLGMIAASFYGAGGIRSVDPLFGTVNGISVTSLDILIIVGIIFAIIFFVAYFTGRRGFCHVLCPIAALMIAGRKIRNLAGWPALQLSADADLCTDCKTCSKNCPMGLDVNSMVRKEGMENAECILCESCADSCPKGAIAYGWKKK; this is encoded by the coding sequence CGCCAGAACATCCGGAAATGGTTGCTGGCCATCTCCTTCATCCTCATTCCGATCACGATCTTCTACATCTCGCCCATCGTCATCCTGATGGGAGCGGCAGCGGGTGTTGCCACCGGCAGCCTGCTGCTCTATATCGTGCTCTTCATCCTCTCGCTCTTTGTTGCACGCCTCTGGTGCGGGTGGCTCTGCCCGATGGGAGCATGGCAGGAGATCTGTTCGCCAATAATTAAGAAAAACGTGAAAGCCGGCTGGCGGAATTACATCAAGTATATCGTGACCGTGCTCTGGCTCGGCATGATCGCGGCTTCCTTTTACGGAGCCGGGGGGATCCGTTCGGTCGATCCCCTGTTCGGTACGGTCAATGGCATCTCGGTAACATCCCTCGATATCCTGATAATTGTCGGGATCATCTTTGCCATAATCTTCTTCGTTGCGTACTTCACGGGAAGGCGCGGGTTCTGCCATGTGCTCTGCCCGATTGCAGCCCTGATGATCGCAGGCCGGAAGATCCGGAACCTTGCTGGCTGGCCGGCGCTGCAGCTCAGCGCAGATGCAGACCTTTGCACTGACTGCAAAACCTGCTCAAAGAACTGCCCGATGGGTCTTGACGTGAACAGCATGGTCCGGAAGGAGGGGATGGAGAACGCCGAGTGCATCCTCTGCGAAAGCTGCGCCGATTCCTGCCCGAAAGGAGCGATCGCGTACGGGTGGAAGAAGAAGTGA
- a CDS encoding EFR1 family ferrodoxin (N-terminal region resembles flavodoxins. C-terminal ferrodoxin region binds two 4Fe-4S clusters.): protein MSGQTMKTVIYYFTGTGNTLAVARELAAELGETKLVPLRQARHAGGVAPDADAVGIAFPVYYLNMPGIVEEFARELRFTGNPYIFGIATCGERPGGALFRLNELLEAKGRTLSAGFVFVMPENFIGPFDLMGDAPRRQEKYAGAKSRIPAVAAAIRDRKVSVPEGSGFGLLKIGGQVTSALMTSVYNTPRRLHATAACTRCRTCERICPTRNITVTSDGVTWNNACTQCYACIHWCPEEAIEIGGRTKGKPRYHHPDVTLRDMLDQRGE, encoded by the coding sequence GTGAGTGGACAAACCATGAAGACCGTCATCTACTATTTCACCGGCACCGGCAACACGCTTGCCGTTGCCCGCGAACTTGCAGCGGAACTGGGAGAGACAAAACTTGTCCCCCTCCGCCAGGCAAGGCATGCCGGGGGAGTTGCCCCTGATGCGGATGCGGTCGGGATCGCGTTTCCGGTTTATTACCTGAACATGCCGGGAATTGTCGAAGAGTTCGCAAGGGAACTCCGCTTCACCGGCAACCCGTACATCTTCGGCATCGCCACCTGCGGCGAGCGTCCGGGAGGAGCGCTCTTCCGGCTTAACGAACTCCTGGAGGCAAAAGGAAGAACGCTCTCGGCCGGGTTTGTCTTTGTCATGCCCGAGAACTTTATCGGCCCGTTTGACCTGATGGGGGATGCACCAAGAAGGCAAGAGAAATATGCCGGTGCAAAGAGCCGGATCCCCGCAGTTGCAGCCGCAATCCGGGACCGGAAAGTCTCCGTGCCGGAAGGCTCGGGCTTTGGACTCCTGAAGATCGGGGGGCAGGTAACCTCGGCGCTGATGACGTCCGTGTACAACACGCCCCGCCGGCTCCATGCAACTGCCGCCTGCACCCGGTGCCGGACCTGCGAGCGGATCTGCCCCACACGGAATATCACGGTGACCAGTGACGGCGTGACGTGGAACAACGCCTGCACCCAGTGCTATGCCTGCATCCACTGGTGCCCGGAAGAAGCGATCGAGATCGGTGGCAGGACAAAAGGGAAACCACGGTACCACCACCCGGACGTGACGCTACGGGACATGCTGGACCAGCGCGGGGAATGA
- a CDS encoding radical SAM protein, whose protein sequence is MEYAGGEYRDAFDRTIAETLSQAIRIIAAEPALFLQGSVILHHQRRASGIRKRYEQEGLLVPPVMIVSITSRCNLACAGCYMHGRAGTPAPEMSPEILASVASQADELGVSVLVIAGGEPLVRQDEIFALAQDHPKILFPVFSNGLMIDETFACRIAQHKNIVPVLSFEGFREETDLRRGSGVFDRLLAACGLLKKQGIFFGCSVTTTRENFDRVTGEAFIRQMLTTGARVFAFVEYVPMVTGTENLVLTPEQKKDLQMVLANFSRKFPALFIGFPGDEDEYGGCLAAGRGFVHVSPSGDLEPCPAAPYSDANLAQVPLKEALASRLLSRIRDEHGLLTESRGGCALRANRVWVHQILSDP, encoded by the coding sequence ATGGAATATGCCGGCGGAGAGTACCGGGACGCGTTTGATCGGACGATCGCAGAAACCCTCTCCCAGGCCATCCGCATCATAGCAGCGGAGCCGGCGCTCTTCCTTCAGGGCTCGGTCATCCTGCATCACCAGCGCAGGGCATCAGGAATCCGGAAACGATACGAACAGGAGGGGCTTCTTGTCCCACCGGTGATGATCGTCAGCATCACCTCGCGCTGCAACCTTGCGTGCGCCGGCTGTTACATGCACGGCCGGGCCGGGACGCCCGCACCGGAGATGAGCCCGGAGATCCTCGCGTCGGTTGCCAGCCAGGCTGACGAGCTCGGGGTCTCGGTCCTGGTCATCGCGGGCGGGGAACCGCTCGTGCGGCAGGACGAGATCTTCGCGCTCGCACAGGACCATCCGAAGATACTCTTCCCGGTCTTCTCAAACGGCCTGATGATCGATGAGACCTTTGCCTGCAGGATCGCACAGCACAAAAACATCGTGCCGGTCCTCAGCTTCGAGGGATTTCGCGAAGAGACCGACCTGCGGCGCGGCAGCGGGGTCTTCGACCGGCTGCTGGCAGCCTGCGGTCTCTTGAAAAAACAGGGCATCTTCTTCGGCTGCTCGGTCACGACAACGCGGGAGAATTTTGATCGCGTCACGGGCGAGGCATTCATCCGGCAGATGCTGACAACCGGCGCCCGGGTCTTCGCGTTCGTCGAGTACGTGCCCATGGTCACCGGCACGGAAAACCTTGTCCTGACACCGGAACAGAAGAAGGACCTGCAGATGGTTCTTGCAAATTTCAGCCGGAAGTTCCCGGCCCTCTTCATCGGGTTCCCCGGTGACGAGGACGAGTACGGGGGGTGTCTTGCGGCAGGCCGGGGCTTTGTGCATGTGAGCCCCTCAGGCGATCTCGAACCCTGTCCCGCTGCCCCGTACTCGGATGCGAACCTTGCGCAGGTACCGTTAAAAGAAGCGCTCGCATCCCGGCTGCTCTCCCGTATCCGCGACGAGCACGGGCTCCTCACCGAAAGCCGCGGGGGCTGTGCACTCAGGGCAAACCGGGTCTGGGTCCATCAGATTCTTTCAGATCCATAA
- the purB gene encoding adenylosuccinate lyase: MAVHPIEERYGTKEMRAVWSEKNRFSAIVSAEVALAKAEAHTGLIPAAAAVEISEKAHNASLERAKAIELEISHDMMAIVKAISEVTGESGRWVHYGATSNDILDTATGIQLGQTLDLIDEKLRRLLGILLKRADENKTLVCIGRTHGQHGVPTTYGLRFAIWASEVSRHIERLEQLRPRVVVGQMTGAVGTQAALGEKGIEVQASMMRFLGMSSVDVSNQVISRDRYAEFFMFCAGVATTLDKIGVEIRSLQRTEIGEVEEAFGAKQVGSSTMPHKRNPIKSEQVCGLARIIRSSVEPALQNNTLWDERDLTNSSCERVLFPEASILTDHCLRLMTIVLEGLVINKPAIRRNLAFLHGINMAESIMIELTKKGMSRQDSHERIRTASMQALAEGKPLAAILGADPEITRYCSKTEIDALLSPDAYIGTAVLQVERLKEKLSPLTV, encoded by the coding sequence ATGGCAGTTCACCCCATTGAGGAGCGGTACGGCACGAAGGAGATGCGTGCCGTCTGGAGTGAGAAAAACCGGTTTTCAGCAATTGTCAGCGCCGAGGTTGCGCTTGCAAAAGCCGAGGCCCATACCGGGCTCATCCCGGCAGCAGCGGCAGTCGAGATCAGCGAGAAGGCCCACAATGCATCGCTTGAGCGGGCAAAAGCGATCGAGCTCGAGATCAGCCACGACATGATGGCCATCGTGAAAGCGATCTCGGAAGTGACCGGAGAGTCCGGGCGTTGGGTGCACTACGGCGCCACGAGCAACGACATCCTCGACACGGCAACCGGCATCCAGCTGGGACAGACCCTGGACCTCATCGATGAGAAACTGCGCAGGCTGCTCGGGATCCTGTTAAAACGGGCGGACGAGAACAAGACGCTCGTCTGCATCGGGCGCACGCACGGCCAGCACGGGGTACCGACAACGTACGGCCTCCGGTTTGCCATCTGGGCAAGCGAAGTGAGCCGGCATATCGAACGGCTCGAACAGCTGCGCCCCCGGGTCGTGGTCGGTCAGATGACCGGCGCGGTCGGAACCCAGGCGGCCCTTGGCGAAAAAGGCATCGAAGTCCAGGCATCCATGATGCGCTTCCTCGGCATGAGCTCGGTGGATGTCTCCAACCAGGTCATCTCCCGGGACCGGTACGCTGAATTTTTTATGTTCTGCGCCGGTGTTGCAACAACCCTTGACAAGATAGGCGTCGAGATCCGCTCGCTCCAGCGGACCGAGATAGGCGAAGTTGAGGAAGCCTTCGGTGCAAAGCAGGTGGGCTCCTCGACGATGCCGCACAAGAGAAACCCGATCAAGTCCGAGCAGGTCTGCGGCCTTGCCCGGATCATCCGGTCGTCGGTCGAGCCTGCACTCCAGAACAACACGCTCTGGGACGAGCGGGATCTCACCAACTCGTCCTGCGAGCGCGTGCTCTTCCCCGAGGCCTCCATCCTCACCGACCACTGCCTCCGGCTCATGACCATTGTTCTCGAAGGGCTCGTGATCAACAAGCCGGCAATCCGCAGGAACCTGGCCTTCCTTCACGGGATCAACATGGCCGAATCGATCATGATCGAGCTGACGAAGAAGGGCATGAGCCGGCAGGACTCCCACGAGCGGATCCGGACTGCAAGCATGCAGGCCCTTGCCGAGGGAAAACCGCTTGCGGCGATCCTGGGCGCGGACCCCGAGATCACCAGGTACTGCTCGAAGACCGAGATAGATGCCCTGCTCTCGCCCGACGCCTATATCGGGACCGCGGTTCTGCAGGTCGAGCGGCTCAAAGAGAAACTCTCCCCGCTCACGGTCTGA
- a CDS encoding PAS domain-containing sensor histidine kinase, whose protein sequence is MDRYVAIAGKRISHTDIVRLFVIASLTISCIFITSISLSLRVETIYSQLFYFPILYATYFFPRRGLYLAGFCAVVYEILAYVYIFPDVGALLITTGQAILFICIAGVVSYFIEKINASEARYRSIFDTSLLGIILFDQNRFTIRMANTYISQILGYSRQQLLTMTLPQILPSKDEQRRFFEYLGSSEDVTNFETMFVTSAGEPLWVNLSWSRIDGNLVSCSVINIDERKRAEQDAKENFLQYKQVTENAPTSIIILRNNTIVYVNPSFLAFSGYEPEDLIGKDLIEFVHHEDRDEFPFFSETADARIPLPGMTELRLLSRSGENKLAAFFFTWIVQKGSPAVLINLMDITERERLKQTIAKDNDRRRGIISTVAHELRTPLQPIMGYLNLLTEDPQTYGVTDETKAILNRCAKSVDRERQIINQMLELSVLDSGKIPLKYSSFSVYSMLRTILDAGGYITKAEITLDVPPELTIEADENKISIVIESMLSNAINYSKPPRKVRIIYSTTPADPMHRLSIQDNGIGITNTQLDEIFEPFQLPDSGNMSRKYDRIGLSLSIAKKYVQMHGGFISVDSIVNLGSTFTIHLPKKRPEEEIPHDA, encoded by the coding sequence ATGGATCGGTACGTCGCAATTGCAGGAAAACGGATATCCCATACGGATATCGTCAGGTTATTTGTCATCGCGTCCCTTACCATCTCCTGCATCTTCATCACGTCGATCTCCCTCTCCCTCCGGGTTGAAACGATCTACTCCCAGCTCTTCTATTTCCCGATACTGTACGCAACCTACTTCTTCCCCCGGCGCGGCCTCTACCTTGCCGGGTTCTGCGCCGTGGTATACGAGATCCTGGCCTACGTGTACATATTTCCCGACGTGGGCGCGCTCCTCATAACAACCGGGCAGGCCATCCTGTTCATCTGCATTGCAGGAGTGGTCTCCTATTTTATCGAGAAGATCAATGCCAGCGAAGCGCGGTACCGCAGCATCTTCGATACCTCCCTTCTCGGGATAATTCTCTTTGACCAGAACCGGTTTACCATCCGGATGGCCAACACCTACATCTCCCAGATCCTGGGATATTCCCGCCAGCAACTTCTCACGATGACACTTCCCCAGATCCTGCCATCGAAAGACGAGCAGCGGAGATTCTTCGAATACCTGGGCTCAAGCGAGGACGTGACGAATTTCGAGACCATGTTTGTCACAAGCGCCGGAGAGCCCCTCTGGGTCAATCTCTCGTGGAGCCGGATTGACGGGAACCTGGTCTCCTGCTCGGTCATCAACATCGATGAGCGCAAACGGGCCGAGCAGGATGCAAAGGAAAATTTCCTCCAGTACAAGCAGGTTACGGAAAACGCACCAACGTCCATCATCATTCTCAGGAACAACACGATCGTGTACGTGAACCCGTCGTTTCTGGCTTTCTCGGGATACGAGCCGGAGGACCTGATAGGAAAAGACCTCATCGAGTTTGTCCACCACGAGGACCGGGACGAGTTCCCGTTCTTTTCCGAGACGGCGGATGCAAGAATCCCCCTGCCGGGCATGACCGAACTCCGGCTGCTCTCGCGATCCGGCGAAAACAAGCTTGCAGCGTTCTTCTTCACGTGGATCGTCCAGAAGGGCAGCCCGGCGGTCCTGATCAACCTCATGGATATCACGGAGAGGGAGCGCCTCAAGCAGACGATTGCAAAGGACAATGACCGTAGGCGCGGGATCATCAGCACGGTTGCCCATGAACTCAGAACACCGCTCCAGCCGATCATGGGCTACCTGAACTTGCTCACCGAAGATCCCCAGACCTACGGGGTCACCGACGAGACAAAAGCGATCCTGAACCGGTGCGCGAAAAGCGTTGACCGGGAACGGCAGATCATCAACCAGATGCTGGAACTCTCAGTTCTCGATTCCGGCAAGATCCCCCTGAAGTACTCCAGTTTTTCCGTGTACTCCATGCTCAGGACAATCCTGGACGCCGGGGGATACATAACAAAAGCCGAGATAACCCTGGATGTTCCCCCGGAGCTGACCATCGAAGCCGATGAGAACAAGATCTCGATCGTGATCGAGTCGATGCTCTCCAATGCCATCAATTACTCCAAGCCGCCCCGGAAGGTCCGGATCATCTACTCCACTACTCCGGCGGATCCGATGCACCGGCTCTCCATCCAGGACAACGGGATCGGGATCACGAACACCCAGCTCGACGAGATCTTCGAGCCGTTCCAGCTCCCCGATTCCGGGAACATGAGCCGGAAGTACGACCGGATCGGGCTTTCGCTCTCCATTGCAAAAAAATATGTCCAGATGCACGGCGGGTTCATCAGCGTGGACTCCATCGTGAACCTCGGGAGCACATTCACGATCCATCTCCCGAAAAAGCGCCCCGAGGAGGAGATCCCCCATGATGCGTAA
- a CDS encoding response regulator has protein sequence MMRKILVIEDDQPILDLMEILIRKLGYEPVLIANGLEALEYIRKEPPSLILLDIMMMPINGWEILDKLRFEYGIKDIPVIIFSASPAVDERIAIIKDPHLGVLHKPVTFAELRAGIERYLS, from the coding sequence ATGATGCGTAAGATCCTTGTTATCGAAGACGACCAGCCGATCCTGGACCTGATGGAGATCCTCATCAGGAAACTGGGGTACGAACCCGTCCTGATTGCAAACGGCCTCGAGGCTCTTGAATATATCCGGAAGGAGCCGCCGTCGCTCATCCTCCTCGACATCATGATGATGCCGATCAACGGCTGGGAGATCCTGGACAAGCTCCGGTTCGAATACGGGATAAAGGATATCCCGGTCATCATCTTCTCGGCATCCCCCGCGGTCGACGAGCGTATTGCAATCATCAAGGATCCCCACCTCGGGGTACTCCACAAACCTGTCACGTTTGCCGAGCTCAGGGCGGGAATCGAGCGGTATCTGTCCTGA
- a CDS encoding NAD(P)H-dependent oxidoreductase has translation MDFGTIVMSRYATKKFDGRKIPQAKVDELLELVRFAPSALNLQPWKIKIVVDQKTKELLKPAAFNQEQVTSCSHLLVFCADPDYDSLIGRLGALMKKSGAPEEMQKMVTGMAVQFTKPMSPDQKLAWSQAQTYLALGNALNGAKALGFDSCPMGGFDPGEFSRILKIPRPLVPVMLCPLGYAADKPMPKVRFAKEDIIF, from the coding sequence ATGGATTTTGGAACGATCGTGATGTCGCGGTATGCGACAAAGAAGTTTGATGGCAGGAAGATTCCCCAGGCAAAGGTTGACGAGCTTCTCGAGCTGGTGCGGTTTGCCCCGTCTGCGCTGAACCTCCAGCCCTGGAAGATCAAGATAGTTGTGGACCAGAAGACAAAAGAGCTGCTCAAACCTGCAGCCTTCAACCAGGAGCAGGTTACCAGCTGTTCGCACCTGCTGGTTTTCTGTGCAGATCCCGATTACGACAGCCTCATTGGCAGGCTTGGAGCCCTCATGAAAAAGAGCGGTGCTCCTGAAGAGATGCAGAAGATGGTGACCGGTATGGCAGTCCAGTTCACAAAGCCCATGTCTCCTGACCAGAAACTGGCATGGTCGCAGGCCCAGACGTATCTTGCCCTGGGAAATGCCTTAAACGGTGCCAAAGCCCTGGGTTTTGATTCCTGCCCGATGGGAGGGTTCGACCCGGGAGAATTTTCCCGGATCCTGAAGATCCCCCGGCCCCTTGTGCCTGTCATGCTCTGCCCGCTCGGGTATGCAGCGGACAAGCCGATGCCAAAAGTGAGGTTTGCAAAAGAGGATATCATATTCTGA
- a CDS encoding anti-sigma factor antagonist (This anti-anti-sigma factor, or anti-sigma factor antagonist, belongs to a family that includes characterized members SpoIIAA, RsbV, RsfA, and RsfB.): MEYRFERTDTEAVFILDGRIDSPGSIRLDTVVKEHLVSSDRAVIFDMAGVSYISSAGIRVFVGLEKNLRQRDGHLLLCSVQPGVLKVLEITGFDRVFTLCSTRKDASHRCHLACPAESVSGTKDSSRTRFSVESFPDHRAVLKITGHSEKICTGILTPEDLVPRIFTPGEYSLGIGDVGESASESFPDRGLLLTTGNAIFWKPFQSSDPPDFLIPKKDAPRVLINCAFSLAADDTFHEILAAEPVSPEGISLSDLFSDLLTHAKETRIDCPPVMSIVLYAGISNPTGTPAPGTPEKTFPCNAEKTLVAFGICIDTGADLSAYDRDALDAILCQKGPGQGEKDLFLCQSGLIFDTPPSFTTRDITRLVASTAAQEPCTNLVRISPETMIENAVLGVSYISALEQTDRMPVRILGDCPGWNRTFETLTRWLHPGCREVELVPLTGGFSGTLVFRVNARDSRGRSMMPLVMKLGSWPVIEAEIRGYTDHVKRYIQNNATQVIETERIGEYGGILYNFVGIRGPESKIFSLEDFYLSRKPDEILPVFDALFRVVLMGWYGEPKKKEIALYQEYDRFWKYEAIRAYAASRFGATPDQEEIDLPFGLGRSTNPLWFVETVMPKRRALTFPVYESSVHGDLNMKNVLMDETGNLWLIDFAETRYSHILRDIVKLEAVLKGEMIRTGSQKTLADLVGLDLPFLSAKTLSDIPELPCTIGDPALEKAFRVVRRLREYANIITPHDDDISQYYIALLPFTLNLLSYSSVNEYEKEYGWIASSLICRRLMERRA; this comes from the coding sequence ATGGAATACCGGTTTGAACGGACGGACACGGAAGCCGTATTCATCCTTGACGGGAGGATTGACTCGCCCGGATCCATCCGGCTCGATACCGTTGTAAAAGAGCACCTGGTTTCCTCCGACCGTGCAGTTATCTTCGATATGGCCGGGGTCTCTTACATAAGCAGCGCAGGAATCCGGGTATTCGTTGGTCTCGAGAAGAATCTCCGGCAAAGGGACGGGCACCTTCTGCTCTGTTCGGTCCAGCCGGGGGTATTAAAAGTCCTCGAGATCACCGGGTTCGACCGGGTCTTCACCCTCTGTTCAACCCGAAAAGATGCCTCGCACCGGTGCCACCTGGCATGCCCGGCAGAATCTGTGTCGGGAACAAAGGATTCATCCCGCACGAGGTTCTCTGTTGAATCCTTCCCGGACCACCGGGCAGTACTGAAGATCACCGGCCATTCAGAAAAGATCTGCACAGGCATCCTCACTCCCGAGGATCTCGTGCCCCGCATCTTTACCCCCGGTGAATATTCCCTTGGGATCGGGGATGTGGGCGAGTCAGCGTCTGAAAGTTTTCCCGACCGGGGACTGCTCCTGACTACGGGAAATGCCATCTTCTGGAAACCGTTCCAGAGTTCCGATCCCCCGGATTTTCTCATCCCGAAAAAGGATGCTCCAAGGGTTCTTATCAACTGCGCATTCTCTCTTGCAGCTGACGACACGTTCCACGAGATACTGGCAGCCGAACCCGTCAGCCCGGAAGGCATCAGTCTCTCTGACCTGTTCTCTGACCTCTTGACGCATGCAAAAGAGACCCGGATAGACTGCCCGCCTGTCATGAGCATTGTTCTGTATGCCGGTATCAGCAACCCGACCGGAACTCCCGCCCCCGGCACACCGGAAAAAACATTCCCGTGCAACGCGGAGAAAACACTTGTTGCGTTTGGCATCTGCATTGACACGGGAGCCGACCTGTCAGCCTATGACCGGGATGCGCTTGACGCGATCCTCTGCCAGAAGGGGCCGGGACAAGGGGAGAAGGATCTCTTCCTGTGCCAGTCCGGCCTGATCTTCGATACACCTCCCTCGTTCACAACCCGGGATATCACCCGGCTTGTTGCCTCAACTGCCGCACAGGAACCCTGCACAAATCTCGTGCGCATTTCTCCGGAAACAATGATCGAAAACGCAGTACTCGGCGTCAGTTACATCTCGGCGCTCGAGCAGACCGACCGGATGCCGGTCCGCATCCTGGGAGATTGTCCCGGGTGGAACCGGACATTTGAGACGCTCACCCGCTGGCTGCACCCCGGGTGCCGGGAGGTTGAACTTGTTCCCCTGACCGGCGGCTTTTCCGGAACCCTGGTGTTCCGGGTCAATGCACGGGACAGCAGGGGCCGGTCGATGATGCCGCTTGTGATGAAACTCGGGAGCTGGCCGGTCATCGAGGCGGAGATACGCGGGTACACGGATCACGTGAAGCGCTATATCCAGAACAACGCAACCCAGGTGATCGAGACCGAACGGATAGGAGAATACGGGGGCATCCTCTACAATTTCGTTGGCATCCGGGGCCCCGAGAGTAAAATTTTCTCACTCGAGGATTTCTACCTCTCCCGGAAACCAGACGAGATCCTCCCGGTCTTCGATGCACTCTTCCGGGTGGTTCTCATGGGATGGTACGGGGAGCCTAAGAAAAAGGAGATTGCCCTGTACCAGGAGTACGACCGGTTCTGGAAATACGAGGCTATCCGGGCCTATGCTGCGTCCCGGTTCGGTGCAACGCCGGACCAGGAAGAGATCGATCTTCCCTTCGGGCTGGGAAGATCCACCAACCCGCTCTGGTTTGTGGAGACGGTCATGCCGAAGCGCCGGGCGCTGACATTTCCGGTGTACGAGAGCTCGGTCCACGGGGACCTGAACATGAAGAATGTCTTAATGGACGAGACGGGCAACCTCTGGCTGATCGATTTTGCGGAGACCCGGTACTCGCACATCCTGCGGGATATCGTGAAGCTCGAGGCGGTGCTGAAAGGCGAGATGATCAGGACCGGCTCACAAAAAACGCTTGCGGATCTCGTGGGACTGGATCTTCCGTTCCTCTCGGCAAAAACGCTCTCCGATATTCCGGAGCTCCCCTGCACCATAGGGGACCCGGCTCTTGAAAAAGCGTTCAGGGTTGTCCGGAGACTACGTGAGTACGCCAACATAATAACCCCCCATGACGATGATATCTCCCAGTATTATATCGCCCTCCTGCCGTTCACGCTGAACCTGCTGTCCTACTCATCGGTCAACGAGTACGAGAAAGAGTACGGGTGGATCGCCTCGTCCCTGATCTGCCGGCGCCTCATGGAGCGGAGGGCCTGA
- a CDS encoding DUF2769 domain-containing protein, with amino-acid sequence MFESGNKPVVEDTEENRAICRKYCKNCQNYKKHSLEKHQPTELFCSCGQSSATGMKLIGCFCSGCEIYTKYHLRGGFFCVRR; translated from the coding sequence ATGTTTGAATCCGGCAACAAACCTGTTGTAGAAGACACCGAAGAGAACCGGGCGATCTGCAGGAAGTACTGCAAGAACTGCCAGAACTACAAAAAACACTCGCTTGAAAAACACCAGCCTACCGAACTCTTCTGCTCCTGCGGCCAGTCGTCGGCAACGGGCATGAAACTGATCGGATGTTTCTGCTCGGGCTGCGAGATCTATACAAAATACCATCTTCGCGGCGGCTTCTTCTGCGTCCGGCGCTGA
- a CDS encoding DUF2769 domain-containing protein, with the protein MINPPKNIVEDTEENRAICRKYCKICPNYKTHSLEKYQPTELFCALGRSSTPSTKEIRCFCVGCELFAKHHLRVGYFCVTH; encoded by the coding sequence ATGATTAACCCACCAAAAAATATTGTCGAGGACACCGAAGAGAACCGGGCAATCTGCAGGAAGTATTGCAAAATCTGTCCGAACTACAAGACCCATTCCCTGGAAAAATACCAGCCAACCGAACTCTTCTGCGCTCTCGGGAGATCCTCCACACCGTCGACAAAAGAGATCCGGTGTTTCTGCGTTGGCTGCGAGCTCTTTGCAAAACACCATCTCCGGGTCGGGTACTTCTGCGTTACGCACTGA